The DNA window CATTCCGAGATcagcgccatcgccggcgaggcgccggcgatggcgaatCGTGCGTGCCTTCCAGCCGGCCAGCCTCGCGtggtccaccgccgccgtgaggTCGTCGTCCGACGCCAGCACCACCTTGTCCCGGTCTTCGTCTTCGTACTGCGAACGGATGCACGCCGTAGCAGTCAACAGCAATCAGGCTGCAGCAATGCTTTGCATATATCTTTAACTTGGGCGATGTGTATCActgttctttctctttttttttttttggctctaAGCTTGATTGTATGTGCGATTAGTGGCATTATTTCTTACAAGAATCTGGGGCAATCGGTCGCGGTCGAGGTCGGGGCCGAGCCTCTGGAGGATGCAGGTGATGAGCGGCGTCAGGCTCTGCACCTCTGCAGGAACAGGGCGGTTGCCGTTGTTGGATGAGCTACAGTGCAACATTACTGAAAATACTGTACAAAAACCGGCACGGTTTAGTAGTGTTAGTGTTGGTATACCGCAGCTGAACCGGTGCATCCGTCCTCGCTTGTCCTGCAGCTTGAATGAGAACGATTGGTTGCCACCGGCCGCCTCGTGGTGGATGTCGGACATGGACATCATCTGCGACCTCGACGCCTCGCTAGCCAATAGAGAAGGTGGAGAATGCAGAAGGTTTATGCACTAAAGAAGGGGCTATTGTACAGTTTGTCGAACGGGAATCTAGGACGACAACAACCTCATCTGGGATTGTGATTCAGTTTCGTCGTCCAGGGGTCCCAATGCCATTGCAGAGTCCCAAAACCTCTGGACCATGGAGATTGCCACATCATCGTTCGCGGCCCCATCACCGGTGCCCTCAACCTATATATGTACCCACTCATTTGCATTCAGTACATACACATATGaagaaattacaaaaaaaaaaaacaaattacaaaacCTGAATCTATAGTATGTACGGCTGATTGAGAGCTTACAATGGAAAATGCCGCATGTGTGATGTCGATCACGTCCAGGATGGAAACAATGGATCCATCTGTAGCAAAACCGATGGCGAAACCCCAAGATTAGTTGCCAGATTGCCACATcattatcaaataaatttcgTGTACTAGGTACATTTACATACCTCTGTCCATGACAGGGAGATGCAAGAACTTCCTCTCCTGCATGGTCCGGAGAGCGTCGAGTATGGGCATGTCCAGCGTCGCGCATTCAGGATCCAGAGTCATCACCTGGTAATTAAATCATACTATCTCCATCCACATCACATTCTCACATCTATGGCTGCGTTATTTTGGACTACATTATACCTCGATTTTTTACATCACGTTTCCAAACGACTAAAcaatgtatattttaaaatgttttttttatatagaagttcatcatcttgaCTTTgtggagtagatttttaattttatagtaggtaatttcatcatttatattattaaataactaccaaaaattaaataattgttCATATTTGATCTTTCATCgatcaaaagaacacaaccatatatattttgcgATGTTTTACTGTGCTTGGAAAGTTGAATTTAAGGATACTAAACGTAGAGGATTTAATAAATCATctgagtaattttaccatcctttaGAAAGTATTTTGAGCTACCATATTTTTCGGTATAAAACTTCCATACTTTGGATACTCTAGTTACTGAAGGTACAAAgattttatatcaaaaatttaatatcttcaTATGCTTTTTCAAGTACCGTAAAATTTCCGTTATCATCTATGGTTGGTTTCCTACCTTCTCAACCGGAGTCGAGTCCGCTGGGAGATTCTTGGCGATCATCCGCATCAAGATGTCCCTCGAACTGCACATTGCACACACAAAAGTTCAGAGTTGAAGTTGCAGAAACAAGCTGGAATAATATTGATgatccgatcgatcgatccagtGTCGTACGTGAGGATGCCCTGAGCCTTGttcccggcggcgacgacggccgagctCGCATGCACCTCCAGCATCTTCTGCGCCGCCGTCAGCACCGAATCGCCCGGCGACACGATGACGGCCCTGTCAGCCGATCATCCATGGCCATGGTTCCGCACATCGGTGAGCACATTaggggacaaaaaaaaatgaagcagCATTGCATGTGTCAATGTCCAAGAAGATGATGGCCATGGTTGATGGCGACGCTACGTACGTTGATTCTGCAGTGGCAATGGTCGATAGCGATGGCCTGAGCATCTGCTCCTTGAAAGCTTCGATCATGGAGGTCGCGGTCGGGTCGTTGCCggtgccgccggcggcgtcgacggcgctgGCGATGGCGACCTTGCCCTTCTCGGACGCCCTCTCCATCCTGGAGATGGCGTCGTAGAGGCACTTGGCGATGTCGAGCATGGCGATGACCTCGCCGTTCTCCACCACGGGGAGGTGCCGGAACTTGCCCTGCACCATCTTGTGCAGCGCCTCGACGGCGAGCGTGTCGGAGAGGACGAACACCGGGTGCCTCGTCATCACCTTCCACGCCGGCGTCTCGTCGATCCGCAGCTCCCGGGCGACCACCCTCCCGGCGATGTCCTTGTCGGTGAGGATGCCGCAGAGGAGCGCGTTGGAGTCGGTGAGCAGCGCCGCGTCCGCCCTGCGCGCCGCCATCCGCCGGCACGCCTCCAGCACGGTGGTGCTCTCCGGCACCGTCAGCGCCCGCGACAGCCGCAGCCGCCTCACCgtgcgctcgccgccgccgcccatcgtCCTGCACGGCGATCGACTTCCcgccataaaaaaaaagaagaaaaaaaaaccccgttgcatgcatgcacatacgTACATGGACCGGGAGAGGCCGGGGAGCacggagccgtcgccggcggcggcgaccgagcggCGGGCGAGGGAGCCGGCGCCCATCGACATCGTccgccgtggcggcgacgaccggcggccggccattgcgcgcggccggccgggGAGATGGAGAGAATTAATTAACTGGTTGGAATGGTAAACGTAAAAGggacaggaaaaaaaattgtacgtCTCTAGTTCCCTACCCAATTAATttgcttgattaattaattaattaattggggaATTAATTAAGATAGGAAATTGCACTGCCCAATTATAGCCTGTGGTAGGGAAAGAC is part of the Oryza brachyantha chromosome 11, ObraRS2, whole genome shotgun sequence genome and encodes:
- the LOC102719436 gene encoding CBS domain-containing protein CBSCBSPB1-like — encoded protein: MAGRRSSPPRRTMSMGAGSLARRSVAAAGDGSVLPGLSRSMTMGGGGERTVRRLRLSRALTVPESTTVLEACRRMAARRADAALLTDSNALLCGILTDKDIAGRVVARELRIDETPAWKVMTRHPVFVLSDTLAVEALHKMVQGKFRHLPVVENGEVIAMLDIAKCLYDAISRMERASEKGKVAIASAVDAAGGTGNDPTATSMIEAFKEQMLRPSLSTIATAESTAVIVSPGDSVLTAAQKMLEVHASSAVVAAGNKAQGILTSRDILMRMIAKNLPADSTPVEKVMTLDPECATLDMPILDALRTMQERKFLHLPVMDRDGSIVSILDVIDITHAAFSIVEGTGDGAANDDVAISMVQRFWDSAMALGPLDDETESQSQMSEASRSQMMSMSDIHHEAAGGNQSFSFKLQDKRGRMHRFSCEVQSLTPLITCILQRLGPDLDRDRLPQILYEDEDRDKVVLASDDDLTAAVDHARLAGWKGLKLFLDYSGSSSGGRRRTVVASGRSGGGGGGEGGSTVMELSSRDAWAAAYSGVAAGAALVTGLGVIAYLRRAG